GTCGGCAGGTCCTGTTCATCGAAGGCCTGCGGGATGAAGTCGTAGCGCAGTCCGCGGTCCTCAAAGCGTATCGCCTGGGGGAAACGCTGCCAGAACCACCGCGTTCCGACGGCCATCCCCGGAAGTCGCACGAACCCCGGGGACCTGAACTCGCCCCGTGATATTCCTCCATCCTGCCCGGTCCACGTCACAATCTTCTCGGTATGCTGGTAGAGCACGTCGCCGGGGTTCGCCGACCGGGACTGGTCCGTGGTGAGCCACACTCGCCCGGTGCCCTGGCCGCCGAGTTGCATCGACCACCGCTTCAAGTAAACCTCGGGCGTCTCTTCGCGGTTGACGATGATGGCGTCCAGCTTGAGTGCATCCGACCCGGCCTGAGCCTCAAGCTGCAACCGGAAATCCACGAGGCTGCCCTCTGCGTCGCGGAAAGACCCCTTCCGAACAATCAGTGCCCGCAGGGGCCCGGCATCTACGATCTGTGTCTCTGTCACCGTCTCTCCAGCGGTCCCCACAATGCGGCCGGTCTCGTCCTCCAGCACCAGCTCCCATACTTGATCCGCGGCCTTCACAACCTGCCCGTCCCGGCGCACCTCATCGACAATGCGTCCGTTTGTCTTGCTCAGCGTGACTGATAGCGGTCCGGTCTCGATGAGCACCTGGTCGTCGGTTTCACGCACCGTGAGAGCGCCCAGTGGGGGAGAGGGAGCCACGCCTGATCCCGCTTCGACTGTGAAGACGGCTCTGCCTCCTGCATTCACGCTCACGGGGAAGCAGAGCAGCGCCACTTTCGCGCTTCCGTCGGGCCAGCTGTGGATTCGTCGCACCTGCACGGGAACCACATTGCCGGCCTCGTCTGTGATGCGCACCCCGGCGCCTTCCACCAGGCACCCCGCCGGGAAGGGTACGCCCTGGCTCGCGATCTCGCCATTCCGCGCCACGTTCTCGGATTCTGGGACGGTCAGTGTGAATCGAACTCGCGGGGTGTGCTCGCCCATGAGCGGAGGCCTTTTGGGTTCCGGGGCAGGCCGGGCTGCGAGCCGCTCCGGGATCAGCGCGAACTCGGTGACCAGCACTGGTTCTTTCTGGTCGCGCTCGAACTGCAGCTCCACCGTTTGCCCGGGCGAGAGGTCGATCGCATCTGTTGCCACCCAGTAGAACCGGTGGTCATCAGCCGTCAACTGCCACGTCTGCCGCACGCCGCCTGCGTGTGCTGTGACCTTTGACCGCCCGTCCACGCCGTCTCGCAGGCGCGCTGCAATCCGGTACTGTCCGGCCGGTCCCCCGAACCTGTGGCTCAGCCTGCCCTGGTCGGCATCCAGCAGCAGGCTTCCGTCCGTCTGGGGCGAGAAGCCCTCTGCCTCGAGCGCCTCTGCGGCCGCGCTCTTCAACAGGTCGCCGAACACATCAACCGCGGCCCAGAAAACGTCGATTGCGAAGGGTTCGTCGCCGGACCCCTGCCGGTCTTCGACACGAAGCGTCACCTCGCACTTGCCCCCTGCGTCCTTGACTGCTTGGGTGATGTCCGCGAGGCGCACCCGACTTCTCGCCGGTTGAGGATTGTGGCCCAGCACGTCCTCCTCCCAGATGGGCGTCCCATTGACAAGCACCTGCGCGTAGCGGGCGTCCTTCTTGAAGTTCTGCAGCGCCGTCTGTCCATGGGCTGCCCCTCCGAGGACGATCTCGCGGCCGCCGCAGTACGTGTCAGATTCATACCAACGCAACATGATCCGCGCGGATTCCACAGGCACGTCCACGCTCCTGGAAACCTGCGCGAAGCTCCCAGCTACGGAGGGCTTGTCCTCGTGGGTAAAAGTGAGTACTCCGCGACGGTCGGTTTTCATTGAGTAAGGCCCACTGGCGCTGAATTGCCAGCCGTCGTCCAGGCGCAGGCCGTCAGTGCCGCGTGGGGTCGCCATGAGATCGGCGAACTCTCGCCGGAAGTCCGGGGGCACGACGCCCTTCTGCCGACTCGCCGCCACCGTTCCAGCCTGGCTCAGCGCGTACACCACCAGGTTCTCGAACAGCCGGGCGCCTTCACTTGCGTTGTCGCCTTTGGTGTCGTTGAACCAGTGATATTCGGGGATCATCTGGGTCAGGACGATGAGCCCCTTGCCGTGGCGCAGCTCAACGATCCCGTAATGCGGGCCCTGGTCCTGGGCCTCCCGCTTGTCCCACGCCTGCTCGCGCCCGGTGCTCACAAGCGGCTTCCAGCCTGGGCCGAGATCGTAGAACGCGTCGTAGATGCTTCCGCTGTGCACGTTGGCGAGTTCCGCTTTCCCGATGCGGTGGGGAGCCTGAAAGATCGGGTGCTGCGGGTCGAGGATGTCGCCCAGCTCATACGCCTTATCCCGGCGCATCGGGATCGGAAGCCACGGATCGTTTTGGTTCGCCCGGAAGCCCAGGAAGACCCCTCCGGAAGCCACGAAGGCATCCATAAGCGAGGGATCGGCGTTGAGCACACCCCGGTCTTCGTCCATGCCCCAGATGATGAGGTCGTATCCGAAGGGGGAGATCCCGGCGAACGCGCCCTTCGAGACCCGCTCGTGCTCCACCCCGAGGGCTTCGAGACCGCGGGTCACGAAGTTACCCGATTCGGCCACGAGCAGCACTTTCTGGCCCGGCGCGGCGATGGCTCCTGTTGCGAGCATCGCGATGAGTGATGGCATGAGAATCATCGAGTCACCTCAAGTGTCAGCTAGGGTTGGTCCGTCGCATCCGAGTCAGGGCCACAACAGGCAGGTTCGCATGCCCTCGCGGGCGGCGGTTCGTTCTGAGTCTCGACGGCTATCGAATGCCGCCGGTCGAGTCGTTCCAGGATGATGTACATCGCCCAGACGAAGATCACCGCGGTGACTACGGTGGACGCGGGGAATGACCACCAGACGCCTGTAAGCCCCCACGCAGCAGCGAACCAGTAGGCCATGGGCACTTTGAGCACGATATTGCGCAGAAGGTGGGAGAGCATGGCCATCCAGGTAATCCCCAGGCCCTGGTAGCCTGCGGACATCATAATGCTCGCGCCGATCAGCGGGTACACCGGCATCTGGATTCGCAGGTATTCCACGCCCATGGGCAGGAGTTCCGCGTCTCTCGTGAACAATCCGAATGCGAAAGCGGGGAAGGCGAAGATGATGGCTCCAACCGCGCCCATGAGTGTTGCCGCGAGGCCCGCTGCCGTCCAGATCGTCGCCCGGCAGCGTTGGATCGCTCCCGAGCCCAGGTTGTAGCCCACCATCGGCACCACGGCCGAGAACAGGCCGAAGACCGGAGTGAAAGCGAACCCCTCTATCCTGAACGCAATGGCCAGCATGCCCACGGAAAACGGGTTGATAGTAACCATGAGCGCGTTGATGAACACCATGGACAGGGACATGGCCGCCATGCCGATGCTCGCCGGAAGCCCAAGCCAGTAGATGCTCAATACCACCGGCCAGCGCCAGAAGCCGGTCAGGCCGGGTACTCTGCCGGGGCGAACTTCGGATTTCCGGGAGCACAGCCGCGCTACCAGGGCAAGGGCCATGGCGCCGCGGGTGAAGACGGTGGCCACCGCCGCGCCACGAACGCCCCAGCCGAGACCGAAGATGAGCACCCAGTCCAGAATGATGTTCGCGACATTGGCAATGATCCCGATTTTCATCGGGGAGACCGTGTTTCCCTGAGCCCGCAGGGCGCCGTCCGCCGCCGTTCCAAGGTGCATCAGGAAGATGCCGGCAAACATGATCCCGGCGTACTGCCGGGAGTACTCTACAATGGCGTGCTCTCCGCCCATCCAGCGGAGGATGGGTTCAAGGAAGACCAGGAGCAGGAGGGTCAGCGCGGTCCCGACAACCAGGCTGATGATCAGTCCGTGGTT
This region of Armatimonadota bacterium genomic DNA includes:
- a CDS encoding MATE family efflux transporter, which encodes MRRLDSHEMGTGKILPTLVTLGLPAAAGGIMQTLFEVADTLFVSRLGKEQISGVGLIGPVMFTAFAVSQAVNVGIAASVSRHLGAKEPHKARDIVNHGLIISLVVGTALTLLLLVFLEPILRWMGGEHAIVEYSRQYAGIMFAGIFLMHLGTAADGALRAQGNTVSPMKIGIIANVANIILDWVLIFGLGWGVRGAAVATVFTRGAMALALVARLCSRKSEVRPGRVPGLTGFWRWPVVLSIYWLGLPASIGMAAMSLSMVFINALMVTINPFSVGMLAIAFRIEGFAFTPVFGLFSAVVPMVGYNLGSGAIQRCRATIWTAAGLAATLMGAVGAIIFAFPAFAFGLFTRDAELLPMGVEYLRIQMPVYPLIGASIMMSAGYQGLGITWMAMLSHLLRNIVLKVPMAYWFAAAWGLTGVWWSFPASTVVTAVIFVWAMYIILERLDRRHSIAVETQNEPPPARACEPACCGPDSDATDQP